The Clavelina lepadiformis chromosome 1, kaClaLepa1.1, whole genome shotgun sequence genome segment caatatggcatgctgctagtgagagaaccggatgttaagacatttgaatcccaccactggaGAAACCCCACATGAAAGCAGGAAGTTTGATAAAGCAAATGGctatataacagttaacaaacaatgTTGAAACGATTGCAGGCCCTACGCATCACCcacttttttatcaaaaaactaGACTGGTCTtcgcaaaacataaaataggCGGGTTATACGGCGttacaaaattgttgtaaCTTATGCGCCGTTACTTTTTCGTCCGCCGTAAATTGCCAGCAATTGTTCGTATGAATTTGGGAATACGGTTTCTTTCAAGGCGTTTTTAAAGCGTTTACTGAGACataaaaagacaaaatttttgcactcCTCGCAATTTGGGCTGTGGTGACAACTGACAACCACCGAAATTACAAACTAAGCTTTCAAAAATATCTTAGCGCCCCCGGACGGAAAGTTGATGTACATACCACCACGATACTTATCATTACTGgtataaaacaatttatttttagaatATAATTGTACAACTTGCATATTTTCTCTTATTCTGACAATAGTCTATTTCCTGAACTGGTTGACCTAGTGTTTGAGGTGACTCCACAGCCTTCAAGAGTACGTTAGCTCACTACCTGCAGGTTGGTATTCTCAGTTCATCATTATTTTTTAGAATTGTGAAATGCTTGCTTTCGGTAGTCCGATTTTTCATTGATAGAGCCAAATAAAGTATTCAAAATGCAAGCTCTGTGTTTTGAGATGTTGGAAGAGATGTTTAATAATGTAGAAAATTCTAAAAGAGTAAAATCAATTCGAATAACTTAGATCAATAGACAGACACAAAGATCgtctttaaaaaagaaatgcaCTCAGTGTAGGATTTACAAAGTAGCATTTGCTATGGGCCCAGCGCTAAAGCTgtctttttataacaaaaaaaatagaaagtGCCAAGTGCTCAATTCGGGTTGTTGATGACGTTTGTCGTGTTATTGCTAACATACCTATTTATATAATTACAAACAGCGAAATTTAGCACTATATTTAACGAAGTCTTCAAATTAATTTGGACGTATTAGAGCCCCGCAGATTTTTAGTGCTACTGGCCTCACACCAGCTTCATCCGGCTATGGAtgcattttttttttgctttttcataaCATCGTCATTGTTattggtgaaaaataaacgatagaATACCAATTACCCACTCTCCTAAGTAACCTAACCATGTACTTTTAATATGTTATATCTATGTTTTTAACCTTAGCAGCCAGGCTCAGTACCACCACCGTTATTTTCGCCTTATGGTCAATTTTGACCACTgtcattctggcagaatcctagCAGAATCATACTATCCAAACGAACAACAGTGTTTCCGActccaaaattttcaaaaacagaatGAAACAGCATTTTATAACAAAGCAGACAAAGTTTAACGCTTCCAATCATccaagttaaaaaaacaaaaattttagacacttattttaaaattagaaatgatggtaacacaaaacaacaagaaggaaaaaaacaacaaagtatacACACAAAACGAATTTCAAGAGATATGAATGTTGTACTCCTCCGTCACAATTAAAAAACGATTTGAatacatgacgtaataatggacATAAGGAAAAAGGCCttgttgcagattcttaaagaagatttcctcctcttcacgatggtgaccttgaaatcgatcccccctggccggaaagttccgaaattcacaaaaacgcgacaggtactaagaaatgcgataatacccccaaaacgtacagaatgccgtatttattaaatgtttcacgtcaattctgctgagtgttgccggaagaggtgtgaattttttattgcagattcttaaagaagatttcctcctcttcacgatggtgaccttgaaatcgatcccccctggcatAAGTTTAGCATACAAGGATATTGGTGCCTCAATTATCCGTACCTCGTTTAACCGACATTCAATTATCCAATCATTTTATGAcacaataataaaacaaacaaactgtgAAGCATCCTGCACCTATATAATGTGTCTGGTATAGCCTACTCTCATTAATTTTACTTACTTGCActgttttcttaaaaattaaattctatGCTGTACTGTAACAATTTGAGATGGGTTCATATTCGAAAGGTAACAAGAAATGTAAAAGAATAGTTTATATCTTAAATTTAAGCATTCGTTTCTTTGCTTATCCActtaaatttctaaaaacattgTCCCAACTAGActggataatcgaggaagaaCAGTACATCAAGTGGTTGTCCACTGGACCCTTTTATCTTACGCACACCGCtatatttctaaaataaaagTCCAGTATGCCAGCACATGCTCGTACCTAACTTGTGGCAATGAAGATATTTTGTATTGTTCCTCTAGAACCCTTGAATTCATGCTGATATCCCACCATTTTGGTGAAGCTCGTTCAAAGAAAACAGGCTGTTTacctttaaaaaataaaaaatttgtttgagtgATATTCGATGTTcatgtttcaaaatttataaaataatatgaaaaagtaaaagtatTAAATGTCACCTCGGCTTAATTTTAACTTGTTCTGTTCTTTTTCGTCATTggggtttaaattttttccattttcgtGACATATAAAATTGACATTTGACGATCGGGAATTGACGTTGTAAGCCACACTTGTTTCAGACATGTTTGTGTTGAGAAAATACCAAATTACATAATTGAACTGGGCCTAATCAAGTCAGCTGCCCTAGCAACTCAGTCGATAAAACCATTCTAACTCTGCCACATTTATGATATAGAAATAATATAAATGTACCATAACCAGATCTACACAAAAAGAAGATTCAAGCAAGGCAAGAAATTTTGCTTTACAGTCAGAATGAGACTATATAAGTCTATATAGCTAAAGCAAACTTGAGTAGTGTCTGGCTGTCAGATTAATGCCTTGATGCAGCATTTATAGAATTACTGGTAACAGTACTGGACAAAAAAGccgtataggcctatagataTATCAAGTACCGTATTCTATTTCGAATTACGATTTGCTAGGCCTAGCAAATACTTAAAAATGGCACGCGATCATTAACTCCATAACTCAGTCGCTTTAGTAGCCTAGTTAGGCTACATTACATCAATATCTTTCATCCACGTAAGTATCAGACGAAGAAACTTTCCCAGTTGATAACAAAAGTCAACGCAAAAGTAATTAATGTTAACACGTCCGCCAGCTAACAATCTTTAAACTAAAGCGTTCCTCTTTTCGTTATGTGTATGCGGAGAGCGGAAATGGACATCGGATTTACAATTGACACTTTGGCGTACTGCGCTACAGGCCAGTCTACTCGCGATTGAAAACGATGTACGTATTTTCGCTAACTTTAGGCTAGGTTCAGACATGGCAGAAATGGCGGGGCCAGACAGTTTTCTTTTGAGCCGGCTGACGGAAAATCTAATGGGAGTTGAAACTAAGCAGGCTGGCTAAGGTAGCAAATAACTTACTGTCGTATCTCGTACATAAGTATTACCATATTTCACGAAGCACAAACCGAGACAAATTAAATAGCATGGTCGGTAAggtagccgagtggttaaagCAGTAATGCGAaccgtgttcgatacccagtggcgctCCCGTTGTTAATGCCTTTGGCAGGTCACGACTCTTGACCCTGTTCAATGGACCTGGAGAACAGTtctcaatttaaaaaataggaTATAAAAATTCGAaaagacaaataaaaagtgtgtGGCAATCTAAATTTGCACAAccacaaaggctagctcggtaaccggggctcgaaCTATGGAAAATCATCGCCGAGTGTacgtcgtgcaaagactttccttatTCCAAGAATAAagaattattttatcataGAAACACTATAgatcgtgacgtcatcataaTTGCTTCACTCATGACAAACATGTTCAAGTTACTGCTTCACTAAGATTGTGATATCAAAAGTACCGAAtggcaaattttaaaacattttttttttctaaaaaaaggCTCCGTAAACCTGGTTGTATTGTATGGTGATTTCATGACTGCACTTAACTACCCGTTTATCCATGGCAGAACCCAATAGACTAAATAACTTTTATGGCAATCGAGCAATTCCTCAATTGTTTCATCACATTTGAAACAAATGCTTGAAAGCCCAAATGCGCACCAGAAGTTATAACCTGCAGTTGATATCTGACCCAATCACGGAATTTCAAAACCCAACCTACGGAATGTCGCCGCCACTGAATGGTACATaggaaaaataacaataagcGAAAAACGGCTTTTGTACACTTTAACTTTACACTAAGAAACAAgatgaaaacaagaaataatcaaaaatgttgcaataaGACCACAAGCGTATTCATTTAAGTATATGGAAAAAATAGAACTTTAGCCTATTCCTTTGATGGAAGTATTTAGGTTATTTATTTCGGTGATGATATTAGATCTACTCTTTACAGTACAGTGAGTGCCGCTATATAAGCCCACCTCGAGACCGGACGATTATCGACCTAATACGCGAGTAAGTTCATAAAATTGAAAGTGGGTTTTCCCTCTAGATGACTGTGCACAACACATACAGACAACCGGTAAGTTTATCTCTTAACAcagcataaaaataacatttattgacGTATTTTAgtccacaaaaaacatcaagtaATTAC includes the following:
- the LOC143472416 gene encoding uncharacterized protein LOC143472416, with protein sequence MSETSVAYNVNSRSSNVNFICHENGKNLNPNDEKEQNKLKLSRGKQPVFFERASPKWWDISMNSRVLEEQYKISSLPQVRGDRFQGHHREEEEIFFKNLQ